In Candidatus Coatesbacteria bacterium, the sequence GCGCCCTGGAGCTCTGCAAGGAGCTGGCCACGGAGAACTTCGACGCCAGCGTCGAGGTGGCCGTCCGGTTGGGCGTCAACCCGCGCAAGTCAGAGGAGAACATCCGCGGCACCTGCCCGGCCCCCGCCGGCCTGGGCACCGACGTCAAGATCCTGGCCTTCGTCTCCGGCGACAAGCTGGCCGAGGCCAGGGAGGCCGGCGCCGATCTGATCGGCGACGAGGAGATCGTGGCCAAGATCCAGGACGGCTGGGCCGACGTCGACAAGGTCGTCGCCACCCCGGATCAGATGAAGAACATCGCCAAGCTGGGCCGTTTTCTGGGACCCAAGAAGCTGATGCCCTCCCCCAAGGACGGCACGGTTACCCAGGACATCGGCCAGACCATCCG encodes:
- a CDS encoding 50S ribosomal protein L1; translation: MAKGKRIRDLKARLPEEPTTLRGALELCKELATENFDASVEVAVRLGVNPRKSEENIRGTCPAPAGLGTDVKILAFVSGDKLAEAREAGADLIGDEEIVAKIQDGWADVDKVVATPDQMKNIAKLGRFLGPKKLMPSPKDGTVTQDIGQTIR